The stretch of DNA CAGCTCCTCCCCGAAGTGGGACAGGATTTCCGCAGCGCGGATCGGCTCGAGGAGGCACAGGATGAATGCGATCGTCTGAGGGTGCTCGGTCATCAAAAAGTTCGCCAGCGTCCACGGGTCGACCCACCGCAACGAATCGAGGGGAGCGTCCTTCAAAGCCCGCTCCAGGACCTTGGTGGCGTTGTCCTCTCCCAAACCCTTGGACAGGATCTTCTTTATGTATTCGTCGCCGGCCATGATGTGGAAGTCATCGCGGGAAATGATCCCCGTGACCTCCTTCAGGACCGTATCGAGCGTCTCCTTCTTGATCGTCTTGAGCCGGCTCATATGGGTCGTGATCTTGCCGACTTCCTTCATGTCGAGGTTCTTGAGCACCTCCGCGGCGGTTTCCTCCCCGACGAGGCTTAAGAGGATCGCCGACTTTTCGTATCCCGAGAGCGCGCCTGCCATTTATCGCATCCACCCCTTGATGATGTTCGCCGTGTCCTGCGGATTTTTCTTCGCCCAGTTGATGACCTGCTCCCTGGCCGGCAGCTCCTTCGGCGCCGCCATCCCCGGCTCGGCCTCGCCGACCGGCGCGGGGAGCCCGCCGCGGGCGGCGGGAAGCGCCGGGCCAGGGATCGTCAGCGACTTCGCGAGAGGCCTCAGCACGAAGAGGGCCAGCAGGACGATCGCAAGGACCGGCAGGGCGTACCTTGCAGCCGGGGCCGCCATCGCGATGTAGCTGGTCTTCACCGGCGGAATCTCCTCCTCGCGGGCGACCTCGAACGGCATGTTGACTATCTTGACCTGGTCCCCCCGCGTTTCCGTGAAGCCGATCGCTTCCTTCACGAGCTCTTCGTAGCGCCGGATCTCTTCTTCGCTGCGGGCGACGTACTTCATATCCTTGGAGCCTTGCTGCGAAACGTACGTGCCGTCAACAAGAACGGCCGCCGTAACCTTTTTAACAAGGCCCGGGGCGCTCACGGTCCGGCTCGTGATCTTCGTGATCTCGTAGTTCACGGTGTGGTTCTGCTTTTCGGCCTGTCCCTGCGAAGGCGTCCCCGCCGACGCCGTTTTCCCGGGGAGATTCGACGAGGTGCCCGGAACGCCGCTCGCACCGACGGTCGTCGATTTCTCCGTATGGTTCTGTTCACTTCGGACGACCTGGCTCTCCGGATCGAACTTCTCCTCGGTCGTCTCGCTGCGGGTGAAGTCGATCACCGCCGCCACCTTCGCGCGGACCTTTCCCTTCCCGACGACAGGCTCGAGGATCCCCGCGATTCGGGCCTCGAGCTCCTTCGCGTAACTTCCCTGGTAGTCCAGCTGGCTCTCGGTCAGGCCGGCCACTTCGCTACCGGCCCTGGAAAGGACGTTTCCCTTCCCGTCGACCACAGAGATCTCCCGCGAGTTGAGCCCTTCCACGCTGCTTGCGACGAGGTGAATGATGCCGTCGACCTGTGTGGGAGACAGGGTCCTTCCCGCACGAAGCTTCACGAGCACTGAGGCGGTCGGCCGTTCGTGCTCCCCCTCGCGCGCGAACAGGGTCTTCTCCGGCATCGCAAGATGGACCCTGCATTGCTCCACCGGTCCCAGCGACATGATCGTCCGGGCCAGTTCGCCCTGCAGGGCCCTCTTGTAGTTGAGCTTCTGCACGAATTCCGTCGTGCCCAGGCTCGTCTTGTCG from Deltaproteobacteria bacterium encodes:
- the fliF gene encoding flagellar M-ring protein FliF, coding for MANMPNVLDAVKAWPVRKKATAFAVSVASIALIFFAFTWSQKEEYHVLYTNLSESDAGQIAQKLKDLKVPYRVDAGGILVPENRVHEARLQLASQGLPQGGGVGFEIFDKTSLGTTEFVQKLNYKRALQGELARTIMSLGPVEQCRVHLAMPEKTLFAREGEHERPTASVLVKLRAGRTLSPTQVDGIIHLVASSVEGLNSREISVVDGKGNVLSRAGSEVAGLTESQLDYQGSYAKELEARIAGILEPVVGKGKVRAKVAAVIDFTRSETTEEKFDPESQVVRSEQNHTEKSTTVGASGVPGTSSNLPGKTASAGTPSQGQAEKQNHTVNYEITKITSRTVSAPGLVKKVTAAVLVDGTYVSQQGSKDMKYVARSEEEIRRYEELVKEAIGFTETRGDQVKIVNMPFEVAREEEIPPVKTSYIAMAAPAARYALPVLAIVLLALFVLRPLAKSLTIPGPALPAARGGLPAPVGEAEPGMAAPKELPAREQVINWAKKNPQDTANIIKGWMR
- the fliG gene encoding flagellar motor switch protein FliG (One of three proteins involved in switching the direction of the flagellar rotation) — translated: MAGALSGYEKSAILLSLVGEETAAEVLKNLDMKEVGKITTHMSRLKTIKKETLDTVLKEVTGIISRDDFHIMAGDEYIKKILSKGLGEDNATKVLERALKDAPLDSLRWVDPWTLANFLMTEHPQTIAFILCLLEPIRAAEILSHFGEEL